In Pseudoduganella albidiflava, a single window of DNA contains:
- a CDS encoding CHASE2 domain-containing protein, translated as MPALADRLGRVRQRVRRHAARTLAGLLLTLGAALQAGGWLHLDTVARMDTFIAGLRMRIEPAELDPRIVIVDIDDRSLTEVGRFPWSRDVMARLVTQLTRHHGATAVGFDIAFPEPDNSSGYGVLQGLARNELRDVPGLAAQLARLRPRLDYDGQLAAALAGQPVVLGYATGSTQAKGVLPRPAFTEEALNGRTLHAYRAPGYEANIARLQSAARGAGIYSVVPDADGVVRQAPLLQRIGNGYYPALSLATVAAALDARAIAPLWEGTVDTLSAAGRAAGGLDAIALFHPHGSVRIPVGEGLTTTVQFRGTGGPRGGAFRYVSAADVLRGAVPAGVLEGAIVLVGTTAVGLNDLRATPVSAVYPGVEVHANLIRSILDGSFKARPDYAPAAELLQVLALGVLLSFALAVLAPAPSIVLALGAALAAGWLNVHLYAIHDMALDVSMALLLVLALFILNLAWGYFFEVRRGRALVARFGEYVAPELVAEMAEDPRRYGMEGESRELTVLFADVRGFTTISEGLAPQVLREYINRYLTAMSADIRDSHRGTLDKYIGDAVMAFWGAPVPFADHARRGVATALAMQATAARLNAEFIERGWPPLAIGIGLNSGTMHVGDMGSSIRRAYTVMGDAVNLGARLEGLTRIYGVGICAGAATRAAAPQFAWRELDLVRVKGKQEPVAIHEPVAPLDGIDGSVQAELADWHEALALVRAQRWDDAGARLADLHARFPERALYTLYASRVARYRQHPPGADWDGVTTFDSK; from the coding sequence ATGCCGGCCCTTGCTGACAGGCTGGGCCGCGTGCGCCAGCGCGTGCGCCGCCATGCGGCGCGCACGCTGGCCGGCCTGCTGCTGACGCTGGGCGCGGCGCTGCAGGCCGGCGGCTGGCTGCACCTCGACACGGTGGCGCGCATGGACACCTTCATCGCCGGCCTGCGCATGCGCATCGAGCCGGCCGAACTCGATCCGCGCATCGTCATCGTCGACATCGACGACCGCAGCCTGACCGAGGTGGGCCGCTTCCCGTGGAGCCGCGACGTGATGGCGCGGCTCGTCACGCAACTGACCCGGCACCATGGCGCAACGGCGGTCGGCTTCGACATCGCGTTCCCGGAACCGGACAACAGTTCCGGCTACGGAGTGCTGCAGGGGCTGGCGCGGAATGAATTGCGCGACGTCCCCGGCCTGGCCGCGCAGCTGGCGCGGCTGCGGCCGCGGCTCGATTACGACGGCCAGCTGGCGGCGGCGCTGGCCGGCCAGCCGGTGGTGCTGGGCTACGCCACCGGCAGCACCCAGGCAAAGGGCGTGCTGCCGCGGCCGGCGTTTACCGAGGAAGCGCTGAACGGGCGCACCCTGCACGCTTACCGCGCCCCCGGCTACGAGGCGAACATCGCCCGGCTGCAATCGGCCGCGCGCGGTGCCGGCATCTACTCGGTGGTGCCGGATGCCGACGGCGTGGTGCGCCAGGCACCGCTGCTGCAAAGGATCGGCAACGGCTATTACCCGGCGCTGTCGCTGGCCACGGTGGCCGCGGCACTCGACGCGCGCGCCATCGCGCCGCTGTGGGAAGGTACGGTCGACACGCTGTCCGCGGCCGGCCGCGCCGCCGGCGGCCTCGATGCGATCGCGCTGTTCCACCCGCATGGCAGCGTCCGCATCCCGGTCGGCGAAGGCCTGACGACCACCGTGCAGTTTCGCGGCACGGGCGGGCCGCGCGGCGGCGCCTTCCGCTATGTATCCGCCGCCGACGTGCTGCGCGGTGCCGTGCCGGCCGGGGTGCTGGAAGGCGCGATCGTCCTGGTCGGCACCACGGCGGTCGGCCTGAACGACCTGCGTGCCACCCCCGTCTCGGCGGTGTATCCCGGCGTCGAAGTCCATGCGAACCTGATCCGCTCGATCCTGGATGGCAGCTTCAAGGCCCGTCCCGACTATGCGCCGGCCGCCGAACTGCTGCAGGTGCTGGCGCTGGGCGTGCTGCTGTCGTTCGCGCTGGCCGTGCTGGCGCCGGCCCCGTCCATCGTGCTGGCGCTGGGCGCCGCGCTGGCGGCGGGGTGGCTCAATGTCCACCTGTACGCGATACATGACATGGCGCTCGACGTGTCGATGGCGCTGCTGCTGGTCCTCGCGCTGTTCATCCTGAACCTGGCCTGGGGCTACTTCTTCGAAGTGCGGCGCGGCCGCGCGCTGGTGGCGCGCTTCGGTGAATACGTGGCGCCTGAACTGGTGGCAGAAATGGCCGAGGACCCGCGGCGCTACGGCATGGAGGGCGAAAGCCGCGAGCTGACCGTGCTGTTCGCCGACGTGCGCGGCTTCACCACGATCTCGGAAGGCCTGGCGCCGCAGGTGCTGCGCGAGTACATCAACCGCTACCTGACAGCCATGTCGGCCGACATCCGCGACAGCCATCGCGGCACGCTCGACAAGTACATCGGCGACGCGGTCATGGCGTTCTGGGGCGCGCCGGTGCCGTTCGCCGACCATGCGCGCCGTGGCGTGGCGACGGCGCTGGCGATGCAGGCCACGGCGGCGCGGCTGAACGCCGAGTTCATCGAACGCGGCTGGCCGCCACTGGCGATCGGCATCGGTCTCAACAGCGGCACCATGCACGTGGGCGACATGGGTTCGTCGATCCGCCGCGCCTACACGGTGATGGGCGACGCGGTCAACCTGGGCGCGCGGCTGGAAGGCCTGACCAGGATCTACGGCGTGGGCATTTGCGCAGGCGCCGCCACGCGCGCCGCCGCGCCGCAATTCGCCTGGCGCGAGCTGGACCTGGTGCGCGTGAAGGGCAAGCAGGAGCCGGTGGCGATCCACGAACCGGTGGCGCCGCTGGACGGGATCGACGGTTCCGTCCAGGCCGAACTGGCCGACTGGCACGAGGCGCTGGCGCTGGTGCGCGCACAGCGCTGGGACGATGCCGGGGCGCGCCTTGCCGACCTGCACGCGCGCTTCCCGGAACGCGCGCTGTACACGCTGTACGCCAGCCGCGTGGCGCGCTACCGGCAGCACCCGCCGGGCGCTGACTGGGATGGCGTGACGACGTTCGACAGCAAGTAA
- a CDS encoding ShlB/FhaC/HecB family hemolysin secretion/activation protein gives MNHRSARLLAGAILAAAAGAPSTASAMQDTGPAPLRFEIDRFDVTGNTLLPAAVVERAVAPHAGKERDFGDVQRALEALEAAYQQAGYSVVTVELPEQELDGGVVRLRVVQAKIGRVTVKNNRYFDEANIRRSVPGLQGGQTPNIAAISASLKLANENPARKTALKLQGGSAGDEVDAVLDVADEQPWKVMANLDNTGSSQTGRTHAGFVLQHANLFNRDHVLSLQYTTTVERPGRVKVYGVGYHVPLYGLGGSLDVFGSYSNIDSGSVTAGVFDLAVSGKGAVYGARYTHALARRGRYDARLVFGIDYKAFRNSIVLLGQELGNDVTVRPLSAAYLGTWTLPDGELAGSATLVRNVPGGSRGSQADFTRARSHARDDYTLLRLSGSYSRLLPGEWQARAIVNAQLTGAALVPGEQFGAGGVASVRGFAEREIASDAGAGGNLELYTPNLCGKLAWQCRALAFYDTAYVKRNHALPGELQSTAIASAGLGLRVMLPGHVNLQLDYGHVLRGGATGRDDANRLHVRLGLSY, from the coding sequence ATGAATCACCGCTCCGCGCGCCTGCTGGCAGGCGCGATCCTTGCCGCCGCAGCCGGCGCGCCCAGTACCGCCAGCGCCATGCAGGACACCGGCCCCGCGCCGCTCCGCTTCGAGATCGACCGCTTCGACGTCACCGGCAACACGCTGCTGCCGGCCGCCGTGGTGGAGCGGGCGGTGGCGCCCCATGCCGGCAAGGAGCGCGATTTCGGCGACGTGCAGCGCGCGCTGGAGGCGCTCGAAGCGGCGTACCAGCAGGCCGGCTACAGCGTGGTCACCGTCGAACTGCCGGAACAGGAACTCGATGGCGGCGTCGTGCGGCTGCGCGTGGTGCAGGCGAAGATCGGCCGCGTCACCGTGAAGAACAACCGTTATTTCGACGAGGCCAACATCCGCCGCAGCGTGCCGGGCCTGCAGGGCGGGCAGACGCCGAACATCGCCGCCATTTCCGCCAGCCTGAAACTGGCCAACGAGAATCCGGCCAGGAAGACCGCGCTGAAGCTGCAGGGCGGCAGCGCCGGCGACGAGGTGGACGCGGTGCTGGACGTGGCCGACGAGCAGCCGTGGAAAGTCATGGCCAACCTCGACAACACCGGCTCCAGCCAGACCGGCAGGACCCATGCCGGCTTCGTGCTGCAGCATGCCAACCTGTTCAACCGCGACCACGTGCTCTCGCTGCAGTACACCACCACGGTCGAGCGGCCGGGGCGCGTCAAGGTGTACGGCGTCGGCTACCACGTGCCGCTGTATGGGCTGGGCGGCTCGCTCGACGTGTTCGGCAGCTATTCGAACATCGATTCGGGCAGCGTCACGGCCGGCGTGTTCGACCTGGCAGTCAGCGGCAAGGGTGCGGTGTACGGCGCCCGCTACACGCACGCCCTGGCCCGGCGCGGCCGCTACGATGCCCGGCTGGTATTCGGCATCGACTACAAGGCGTTCCGCAACAGCATCGTGCTGCTGGGGCAGGAACTGGGCAACGACGTGACGGTGCGCCCGCTCAGCGCCGCGTACCTGGGCACGTGGACGCTGCCGGACGGCGAGCTGGCCGGCTCGGCCACGCTGGTGCGCAACGTGCCGGGCGGCTCGCGCGGCAGCCAGGCCGATTTCACACGCGCGCGCAGCCATGCCAGGGATGACTACACGCTGCTGCGCCTGTCCGGCAGCTACAGCCGGCTGCTGCCGGGCGAATGGCAGGCGCGCGCCATCGTCAACGCGCAGCTGACCGGCGCCGCGCTGGTGCCGGGCGAGCAGTTCGGTGCCGGCGGCGTGGCCTCGGTGCGCGGCTTCGCCGAGCGCGAGATCGCCAGCGACGCGGGCGCCGGCGGCAACCTGGAACTGTACACGCCGAACCTGTGCGGCAAGCTGGCCTGGCAGTGCCGCGCGCTGGCCTTCTACGACACCGCGTACGTGAAGCGCAACCATGCGCTGCCCGGCGAGCTGCAAAGCACCGCGATCGCCAGCGCCGGCCTGGGCTTGCGCGTGATGCTGCCCGGCCACGTCAACCTGCAACTGGATTACGGCCACGTGCTGCGCGGCGGCGCCACCGGCCGCGACGATGCGAACCGCCTGCATGTGCGGCTCGGCCTTTCCTACTGA
- a CDS encoding two-partner secretion domain-containing protein: protein MNHIISRAPLRRKLLAATIAACCATWLSAVHHAQANPTLPQVVAGQAAFSQDGKVFSITNAPNTIIHWQSFSVGSDEITRFIQQSADSRVLNRITGGDPSTILGSLQSNGKVYLVNPNGVLFGADARVDVNGLVASALNLSNGDFLAGKHIFEGAGGSVVNQGTITTPQGGQVLLVAPNVHNTGIISAPNGDVLLAAGRSVQLVDSNDPAVHVVVSAPEDQALNLGGIVAAGGRVGIYGALLSQRGTVNADSAAVGANGRIVLKASRTALLEAGSVTSARSPGGGDVQVLGGQVTLTGEARIDAGAGVLLKAAAGGQVAMDAGTLVHAGGDAGAMPQVSFVADHVRLGGKVDTGGNGFVSFTTASAGRPIALGRGDASSLVLAQAGLANVDAWEINVGNSAHTGGIAVADAIALENTALFLESRGDISVASAMRTGGTLYLANTTSAGRIVLGAGAALAGQRVILRSDDVAIDPGAGIGAGDVAIDTYSDTAAITLGAGAAYLDSAELNTVQAGRLAVGTRDGYRGKLTVTGALDLSGTPIAGGMLALQGASVAIDGALRVKDGVTLVATGGAVAQSAPIQAATLAVSGTAVALDHAANHVGQLAVASAGSVGFRNDGDLAIARLAGIDGIHGTDIALAVTGSLASAGGTIAGETLAVTAGGSVGAAGAPLLTAVGLLDIAGTATEGSMPIVITNNRPGYANALTVHRLKLDLGNGGAITLRNYGATTIGAAGLVQSGSGAIAITAHSPLTVDGTVVSRSGDIALEAARSGSPDDRLTVGDTASVTSDTGGIRLTAGDRITVSPGATLATRGTLTLQENTNIPSPPPPPPPPEPPLPPPPPPVPTPEPPPPPVPAPEPPPPPPPPAPTPEPPPPPPAPAPEPPPPPPVPAPEPPPPPAPVPEPPPTPAPVPVPEPPPPPAPAPSPEPPPPPSPVSVDQCRLAPQLPACQAIAPPTAAEPVKPVQVALNEFIATVPRDVKKSDARSVPAAPGSGDAAPAEDVEDTGGGNATAQQGSRNDKPVVKNYCN from the coding sequence ATGAACCACATCATTTCCCGTGCGCCCTTGCGGCGCAAGCTGCTGGCCGCCACCATCGCCGCCTGCTGCGCCACCTGGCTGTCCGCTGTCCATCACGCGCAGGCCAATCCCACGCTGCCGCAGGTGGTGGCCGGCCAGGCCGCGTTCAGCCAGGACGGCAAGGTGTTCTCGATCACCAACGCGCCGAACACGATCATCCACTGGCAGAGCTTTTCGGTGGGCAGCGACGAAATCACCCGCTTCATCCAGCAAAGCGCCGACAGCCGGGTACTGAACCGTATCACCGGGGGCGACCCCAGCACCATCCTCGGCTCGCTGCAGTCGAATGGCAAGGTCTACCTGGTCAACCCGAACGGCGTGCTGTTCGGCGCCGATGCGCGGGTCGACGTCAACGGCCTGGTGGCATCGGCGCTGAACCTGTCGAACGGGGACTTCCTGGCCGGCAAGCACATCTTCGAGGGCGCCGGGGGCAGTGTCGTCAACCAGGGCACCATCACCACGCCGCAGGGCGGGCAGGTGCTGCTGGTCGCGCCGAACGTGCACAACACCGGCATCATCAGCGCGCCGAACGGCGACGTGCTGCTGGCCGCCGGCCGCAGCGTGCAGCTGGTGGACTCGAACGACCCGGCGGTGCACGTGGTGGTGTCGGCGCCGGAAGACCAGGCGCTGAACCTGGGCGGTATCGTTGCCGCGGGCGGCCGCGTGGGCATCTACGGCGCCTTGCTGAGCCAGCGCGGCACCGTCAACGCGGACAGCGCGGCGGTCGGCGCCAACGGCCGGATCGTGCTGAAGGCCAGCCGCACGGCGCTGCTCGAAGCGGGCAGCGTGACCAGTGCCCGGAGCCCCGGCGGGGGCGACGTCCAGGTGCTGGGCGGGCAGGTGACGCTCACCGGCGAGGCGCGCATCGACGCCGGCGCCGGCGTGCTGCTGAAGGCCGCCGCCGGCGGGCAGGTCGCCATGGATGCGGGCACCCTGGTGCATGCCGGCGGCGATGCAGGCGCCATGCCGCAGGTATCGTTCGTGGCCGATCACGTGCGCCTGGGTGGCAAGGTGGACACGGGCGGCAACGGCTTTGTGTCCTTCACCACGGCCAGCGCCGGCCGGCCCATCGCGCTGGGCCGCGGCGACGCATCGAGCCTGGTGCTGGCGCAGGCCGGCCTGGCCAATGTGGACGCGTGGGAAATCAACGTCGGCAACAGCGCCCACACGGGCGGCATCGCGGTCGCCGATGCCATCGCGCTGGAAAACACCGCGCTGTTCCTCGAATCGCGCGGCGACATCTCGGTGGCCTCGGCCATGCGCACCGGCGGCACCCTGTACCTCGCCAACACCACCTCGGCCGGCCGCATTGTGCTGGGGGCGGGCGCCGCGCTCGCCGGCCAGCGCGTCATCCTGCGCTCGGACGACGTGGCGATCGACCCGGGCGCCGGCATCGGCGCCGGCGACGTGGCCATCGATACCTATTCCGACACGGCCGCGATCACGCTGGGCGCGGGCGCCGCCTACCTGGACAGCGCCGAACTGAACACCGTGCAGGCGGGCAGGCTGGCGGTCGGCACGCGCGACGGCTACCGCGGCAAACTCACGGTCACCGGCGCGCTCGACCTGTCCGGCACGCCGATCGCCGGCGGCATGCTGGCGCTGCAGGGCGCCAGCGTGGCGATCGACGGCGCGCTGCGCGTGAAGGACGGCGTCACGCTGGTGGCCACCGGAGGGGCTGTCGCCCAATCGGCGCCGATCCAGGCCGCCACGCTGGCGGTTTCGGGCACCGCCGTGGCGCTGGACCATGCCGCCAACCACGTCGGCCAGCTGGCCGTGGCATCGGCGGGCAGTGTCGGCTTCCGCAACGACGGCGACCTGGCCATCGCGCGGCTGGCCGGCATCGACGGCATCCATGGCACCGATATCGCCCTCGCGGTGACCGGCTCGCTGGCGTCGGCCGGCGGCACGATCGCCGGCGAAACGCTCGCGGTCACGGCCGGCGGCAGCGTCGGCGCGGCCGGGGCACCGCTGCTGACGGCGGTCGGCCTGCTGGACATCGCCGGCACCGCCACCGAGGGCAGCATGCCGATCGTCATCACCAACAACCGCCCCGGCTACGCGAATGCGCTGACCGTGCACCGCCTGAAACTCGACCTGGGCAACGGCGGCGCGATCACGCTGCGCAACTATGGCGCAACGACGATCGGCGCGGCAGGGCTGGTGCAGTCCGGCAGCGGCGCCATCGCGATCACCGCGCACAGCCCGCTCACGGTGGATGGTACCGTGGTGTCGCGCAGCGGCGACATCGCGCTGGAAGCTGCCCGCAGCGGTTCCCCGGACGACCGGCTGACCGTGGGCGACACCGCCAGCGTGACTTCCGACACGGGCGGGATCCGGCTGACGGCCGGCGACCGGATCACGGTGTCGCCTGGCGCCACCCTGGCCACGCGCGGGACGCTCACGCTGCAGGAAAACACGAATATCCCGTCGCCACCACCACCACCGCCACCGCCGGAACCACCGCTACCACCGCCGCCTCCACCGGTGCCGACACCGGAGCCGCCGCCCCCGCCGGTGCCGGCACCGGAGCCTCCTCCTCCTCCTCCGCCGCCAGCGCCGACGCCGGAGCCGCCCCCGCCGCCACCAGCGCCGGCACCGGAGCCTCCGCCACCACCGCCGGTCCCGGCACCGGAACCTCCGCCGCCCCCGGCACCGGTACCGGAACCCCCGCCAACGCCAGCACCGGTGCCGGTACCGGAACCTCCGCCGCCGCCAGCACCGGCACCGTCGCCGGAGCCGCCACCGCCACCGTCGCCGGTGTCGGTGGATCAATGCCGGCTGGCGCCGCAGCTGCCGGCTTGCCAGGCCATCGCGCCGCCGACGGCGGCCGAACCGGTCAAGCCCGTGCAGGTGGCGTTGAACGAGTTCATCGCGACCGTCCCCCGCGACGTGAAGAAAAGCGACGCGCGTTCCGTTCCTGCCGCGCCAGGCAGCGGCGACGCGGCGCCGGCCGAGGATGTAGAAGACACCGGCGGAGGCAATGCCACCGCGCAACAAGGATCCAGAAATGACAAACCCGTGGTCAAGAACTATTGCAACTGA
- a CDS encoding FecR family protein, with the protein MTNPWSRTIATDTAIGRRPAPAPWCLSPWHVLWLCLLLGCAQLAWAAPVAGIVVRLSGPLLAKKANGAVKILALKSEVENGDTLVTEKNTYAMVKFIDNSEITLRPGSTMTIENFSFAADRPEGDAATFNLVKGGLRSVTGLLGKRSKEKFEMKTPAATIGIRGTTFIAEFVAPPDGAAPALPSGAQPARPPGLYVQVLDGMIFVANGAGGAAFNAGQFGYVPGITRPPQLLPANPGIQFTPPVKFNSPIGPGDSGPGSAAPNSVDCEVR; encoded by the coding sequence ATGACAAACCCGTGGTCAAGAACTATTGCAACTGACACGGCCATCGGCCGCCGGCCCGCGCCGGCGCCGTGGTGCCTGTCGCCCTGGCATGTCCTGTGGCTGTGCCTGCTGCTGGGCTGCGCGCAGCTGGCGTGGGCGGCGCCGGTGGCCGGCATCGTGGTGCGCCTGTCCGGCCCGCTGCTGGCGAAAAAGGCCAACGGCGCCGTGAAGATCCTCGCGCTGAAATCCGAGGTCGAGAACGGCGACACGCTGGTGACGGAAAAGAACACCTACGCGATGGTGAAATTCATCGACAACAGTGAAATCACGCTGCGCCCCGGCTCCACGATGACGATCGAGAACTTCAGCTTCGCCGCCGACCGCCCGGAAGGCGACGCGGCGACGTTCAACCTCGTCAAGGGCGGGCTGCGCTCGGTCACCGGCCTGCTGGGCAAGCGCAGCAAGGAAAAGTTCGAGATGAAGACGCCGGCTGCCACGATCGGCATCCGCGGCACCACGTTCATCGCCGAGTTCGTTGCACCACCGGATGGCGCCGCGCCCGCGTTACCGTCCGGCGCCCAACCCGCGCGTCCACCGGGCCTGTACGTGCAGGTACTGGACGGCATGATCTTCGTCGCCAACGGTGCCGGCGGCGCCGCTTTCAACGCCGGCCAGTTCGGCTACGTGCCGGGCATTACCCGGCCGCCGCAGCTGCTGCCGGCCAATCCCGGCATCCAGTTCACGCCGCCGGTCAAGTTCAACAGTCCGATCGGTCCAGGCGACAGCGGACCCGGCAGCGCGGCGCCGAACAGTGTCGACTGCGAGGTGCGCTGA
- a CDS encoding heavy metal translocating P-type ATPase: MSNQLSHDVRIGGMSCAACVGRVEKALAAVPGVRSASVNLATETARVETDAPLPFDTLRAAVEHAGYEAGPVAAAAAPAEQAPDRGNFALRWLRGANEGLPVLLAALLSLPLAAPMLLAPLGVDAMAPPWLQWLLATPVQFLFGARFYRAGWKAVRAGAGNMDLLVALGTSAAYGLSVYLMLAGHAAHLYFEASSVVITLVLLGKWLEARAKRQATSAIRALRTLRPESARVRRDGIDSDVPVDTVRPGDLVVVRPGERIAIDGEVVEGTSDVDEALVTGESLPVARRPGDRVTGGAINGAGLLLVRTTATGAETTLERIIRLVEDAQAAKAPVQHLVDRVSAVFVPVVLAIAALTLAGWWLASGDLETATINAVAVLVIACPCALGLATPAAIMAGTGVAARHGILIKDAQALETAHGITTVVLDKTGTLTQGRPVLAALRAHGIAEPELLALAAALQRGSEHSLARAVIDVALERAPDLPAVPAAQAVTALPGRGLAAAVGGRDLVLGSTRLMEERHVDLAPLLADAHALERSGHTVSWLADAGGRQLLGLLAFNDPPKATAQAAVARLHAQGIATSMLTGDNAGSAQAVAAAVGIGGVAANLLPADKTAHIAELKAQGARVAMVGDGINDAPALAAADVGIAMSTGTDVAMEAAGITLMRGDPALVADALDISRRTFAKIRQNLFWAFVYNLAGIPLAALGMLSPVMAGAAMALSSVSVVTNALLLKRWKPGRWQPGTRHGASREEKA, from the coding sequence ATGAGCAATCAGCTTTCCCACGACGTCCGCATTGGCGGCATGAGTTGCGCGGCCTGCGTGGGCCGCGTCGAAAAGGCCCTGGCCGCCGTGCCGGGCGTACGCAGCGCCAGCGTCAACCTGGCCACCGAAACCGCCCGTGTCGAGACCGACGCGCCGCTGCCGTTCGACACGCTGCGCGCGGCCGTCGAGCACGCGGGCTATGAAGCGGGGCCGGTCGCCGCGGCGGCCGCTCCCGCCGAGCAGGCGCCGGATCGCGGCAATTTCGCGCTGCGCTGGCTGCGCGGCGCCAACGAGGGCTTGCCGGTGCTGCTGGCGGCCCTGTTATCGCTGCCGCTGGCCGCGCCGATGCTGCTTGCCCCGCTGGGCGTCGACGCGATGGCGCCGCCCTGGCTGCAATGGCTGCTGGCCACGCCGGTGCAATTCCTGTTCGGCGCGCGCTTCTACCGGGCCGGGTGGAAGGCGGTGCGGGCAGGGGCCGGCAACATGGACCTGCTGGTGGCGCTGGGCACCAGCGCGGCCTATGGGCTGTCGGTCTACCTGATGCTGGCCGGCCATGCCGCCCACCTGTACTTCGAAGCGTCTTCCGTCGTCATCACGCTGGTCTTGCTGGGCAAGTGGCTGGAAGCGCGCGCCAAGCGCCAGGCCACGTCGGCGATCCGCGCCCTGCGCACGCTGCGGCCCGAATCGGCCCGCGTGCGCCGCGACGGCATCGACAGCGACGTGCCGGTCGATACCGTGCGCCCCGGCGACCTCGTGGTGGTGCGGCCCGGCGAGCGGATCGCCATCGATGGCGAGGTGGTGGAAGGCACCAGCGACGTCGACGAAGCGCTGGTCACCGGCGAAAGCCTGCCGGTAGCGCGCCGGCCGGGCGACCGCGTGACGGGCGGCGCGATCAATGGCGCCGGCCTGCTGCTGGTGCGCACTACGGCCACCGGTGCCGAGACCACGCTCGAGCGCATCATCCGCCTGGTCGAGGATGCCCAGGCGGCCAAGGCGCCGGTACAGCACCTGGTGGACCGCGTCAGCGCCGTGTTCGTGCCGGTCGTGCTGGCGATCGCCGCGCTGACGCTGGCCGGCTGGTGGCTGGCGTCCGGCGACCTGGAAACGGCGACGATCAACGCGGTGGCGGTGCTGGTGATCGCCTGCCCGTGCGCGCTGGGGCTGGCGACGCCTGCGGCGATCATGGCCGGCACCGGCGTGGCGGCCCGCCACGGCATCCTGATCAAGGATGCCCAGGCGCTGGAAACCGCGCACGGCATCACCACCGTGGTCTTAGACAAGACCGGCACGCTGACGCAAGGCCGTCCCGTGCTTGCCGCGTTGCGCGCGCACGGCATCGCGGAACCGGAATTGCTGGCGCTGGCCGCCGCGCTGCAGCGTGGCAGCGAGCATTCGCTGGCCCGCGCCGTGATCGATGTGGCCCTGGAGCGCGCGCCGGATCTGCCGGCGGTCCCGGCGGCGCAGGCGGTGACGGCGTTGCCCGGCCGCGGCCTGGCGGCGGCGGTGGGCGGGCGCGACCTCGTGCTGGGCAGTACCCGGCTGATGGAGGAACGCCATGTCGACCTGGCGCCGCTGCTGGCCGACGCGCATGCGCTGGAACGCTCCGGCCATACCGTGTCCTGGCTGGCCGACGCGGGCGGGCGGCAGTTGCTGGGCCTCCTCGCGTTCAACGATCCGCCGAAGGCCACGGCGCAGGCGGCGGTGGCGCGGCTGCATGCGCAGGGCATCGCCACCTCGATGCTGACCGGAGATAACGCCGGCAGCGCGCAAGCCGTGGCCGCGGCGGTGGGGATCGGCGGCGTGGCGGCAAACCTGCTGCCGGCCGACAAGACCGCGCACATCGCGGAACTGAAAGCGCAAGGTGCGCGGGTGGCGATGGTCGGCGACGGCATCAACGATGCCCCCGCGCTGGCGGCGGCGGACGTGGGCATCGCCATGTCCACCGGCACCGACGTGGCGATGGAGGCGGCCGGCATCACGCTGATGCGGGGCGATCCGGCGCTGGTGGCCGATGCGCTCGACATCTCGCGGCGCACCTTCGCCAAGATCCGCCAGAACCTGTTCTGGGCCTTCGTCTACAACCTGGCCGGGATTCCCCTGGCGGCGCTGGGCATGCTGAGCCCCGTGATGGCGGGTGCGGCGATGGCGCTGTCGTCGGTCAGCGTGGTCACCAATGCGCTGCTGCTCAAGCGCTGGAAACCCGGCCGCTGGCAACCCGGCACCCGGCATGGGGCATCGCGGGAGGAAAAGGCATGA
- the cueR gene encoding Cu(I)-responsive transcriptional regulator: MNIGQAAAASGVTAKMIRYYESIGLVPAAQRTESGYRVYGDREIHTLRFIRRARKLGFSLERIAGLLSLWQDGSRASGDVKRIALDHVAELEERIRELTEMRDTIATLAACCHGDERPDCPILRGIAAGTEAT; this comes from the coding sequence ATGAATATCGGGCAGGCAGCCGCCGCCTCGGGCGTCACGGCGAAGATGATCCGCTACTACGAAAGCATCGGCCTGGTGCCGGCGGCGCAGCGCACGGAGAGCGGCTACCGCGTCTACGGCGACAGGGAAATCCACACGCTGCGTTTCATCCGCCGCGCGCGCAAGCTGGGTTTTTCCCTGGAACGCATCGCCGGCCTGCTGTCGCTGTGGCAGGATGGCAGCCGCGCCAGCGGCGACGTGAAACGCATCGCCCTGGACCACGTGGCCGAACTGGAAGAGCGCATCCGCGAACTGACGGAAATGCGCGACACGATCGCCACGCTGGCCGCCTGCTGTCATGGCGACGAGCGGCCCGATTGCCCGATCCTGCGCGGCATCGCGGCCGGGACCGAAGCGACGTAG